The segment GGAACCGAAATGCCGGCTCGTTCGGCAGGTTGTCCATCTGGGCTACAACGGTGGGCAGCGTTTTGGTCACGATGCTCTCCGCGTGTCCGTCGAAGAAGACCATGTTGGTGATCGTGCGGTTCCGGTGGCGGGCGTTGATGAACCGCGGGCTACGATTGAGGCGGCCGAACCCATCGAAGATCATGACGACCTCCGCCGACATGCGGATCATCGTCATCTTGTTCAACCGGGTCTGGTGACTGGTCGTGGTGAAGTCCCAAGGCTGCATTGGCCACAATTCCAGGCGTGCGTTGTACGCGGCGACGTTTCCGGCATTGTTCGCGTCGTACGTGGTCAGTGGTTGAAGCGAGTTGATGCCGTACCACATGTCGTAGTACCGATTCACGCCGCCCGCGGCCCGTGTGGCCATCACGGACCATCCTCGCTGGTACATCGCGCCCGCTTGGTCCTCACTTGTCGCCGGGCGCGAGGCCGCTGATAGGCCAGCGCC is part of the Tepidisphaeraceae bacterium genome and harbors:
- a CDS encoding type II secretion system protein, which encodes MLKRNQNAFTLVELLVVIAIIALLISVLLPALGKARQAANTAACLSNLRQIGLGVRLYAMANKDYLPPSRSVGSGRQEDTVAAYLVVGKYLPAPGLNATDGSTSSSVFRCPDGIDTDFYGAGLSAASRPATSEDQAGAMYQRGWSVMATRAAGGVNRYYDMWYGINSLQPLTTYDANNAGNVAAYNARLELWPMQPWDFTTTSHQTRLNKMTMIRMSAEVVMIFDGFGRLNRSPRFINARHRNRTITNMVFFDGHAESIVTKTLPTVVAQMDNLPNEPAFRFPKWRLDQR